Genomic segment of Streptomyces sp. NBC_01210:
TCGCGGATCTCCGGGAGGCGTTCGACGGCTTCGTAGATGTCGGCCGAGCCCATCCTGACACCCTGACGGTTCAGCGTCGAGTCCGAGCGGCCGTGGATGACGACGGAGCCCCGGTCGGTGATGGTGATCCAGTCGCCGTGCCGCCAGGCGCCGGGGAACATCTCGAAGTAGCTCTCGCGGTAGCGGCTGCCGTCGGGATCGTTCCAGAACCGGATCGGCATGGACGGCATGGGATTGGTGACGATCAGTTCGCCGACCTCGCCGATGAGCGGCTTGCCCTGAGGGTCCCAGGACTGGAGGTCGGTGCCGAGACAGGCGGCCTGGAGTTCGCCGATGTGCACGGGCAGCGTGGGCACGGCGCCGGCGAAGCAGCTGCACACGTCCGTGCCACCGCTGACCGAGGCGATCCACAGGTCCTCGGCCACCTCGTCATGCAGCCAGCGGAAGCCGTCGGGCGGGAGCGGGGAGCCGGTGGTGGCGACGCATTTGATACGGGAGAGGTCGTGGTCGCGCGCAGGGTGGACGTCCGCCTTGCGGCAGGCCATCACGTATGCGGCGGAGGTGCCGAAGAGGGTGGCCCGGGTGCGCTCGGCGATGCGCCACTGTGCGCCGGTGTCGGGATAGCCGGGGCTGCCGTCGTACAGGACCACCGTGGTGCCGGTGAGCAGGCCGGAGACGAGGAAGTTCCACATCATCCAGCCGGTGGAGGTGTACCAGAAGAAGCGGTCCTCGGGGCCGAGGTCGCAGTGCAGGCCGAGCTGCTTGAAGTGCTCCAGCAGGATGCCGCCCTGCGACTGGACGATGGCCTTCGGCAGGCCCGTCGTGCCGGAGGAGTACAGCACCCAGAGCGGGTGGTCGAAGGGGACCTGTTCGAAGACGGGTTCAGCATCACCGGCGGTGACCGCGGACCAGTCGTGGGCGCCTTCGGGGGCTTCGGTGCCGAGCAGCGGGATGTGGATCACGGCGCGCAGGGTGGGCAGTTCGCGGCGCAGCTCG
This window contains:
- a CDS encoding acetoacetate--CoA ligase, which gives rise to MTSAANPAPLWQPDPDRIAAARITRFQTWAAERHGAPAEGGYAALHRWSVDELETFWRAVADWFDVRFSTPYERVLADPAMPGAQWFPGATLNYAEHALRTAEDPARSHDAALLHVDETHEPTPISWSELRRQVGALAAELRALGVRPGDRVSGYLPNIPQAVTALLATAAVGAVWTSCAPDFGARSVLDRFQQVEPVVLFTVDGYRYGGKAHDRTEAVAELRRELPTLRAVIHIPLLGTEAPEGAHDWSAVTAGDAEPVFEQVPFDHPLWVLYSSGTTGLPKAIVQSQGGILLEHFKQLGLHCDLGPEDRFFWYTSTGWMMWNFLVSGLLTGTTVVLYDGSPGYPDTGAQWRIAERTRATLFGTSAAYVMACRKADVHPARDHDLSRIKCVATTGSPLPPDGFRWLHDEVAEDLWIASVSGGTDVCSCFAGAVPTLPVHIGELQAACLGTDLQSWDPQGKPLIGEVGELIVTNPMPSMPIRFWNDPDGSRYRESYFEMFPGAWRHGDWITITDRGSVVIHGRSDSTLNRQGVRMGSADIYEAVERLPEIRESLVIGLEEPDGGYWMPLFVHLAEGATLDDGLRARIKQTIREQLSPRHVPDDIIEVPGVPHTLTGKRIEVPVKRLLQGTELAKAVNPGSVDNLELLRFYEDIARKRG